The following are encoded together in the Mycolicibacterium arabiense genome:
- a CDS encoding TetR/AcrR family transcriptional regulator, producing MTFQRARNEEQREIRRRAILDTATAMLDEMPMAEVSLNELSRRVGLAKSNVLRYFESREAVLLELLDAFLERWLAELADELAAGVEAQAAPDVRADQLARILSRSLAERVVLCDLLGGQGGVLEHNVSTDVIKQHKRASLARLETMAGLVRRHLPEIGDGAQLFCLMSLVSAGALSTYVPPPPSLVAACADEPALAVFQMDLCDALQYSFTAGLLGVLPRR from the coding sequence ATGACGTTTCAGCGGGCGCGCAACGAGGAGCAGCGGGAGATCCGCCGCCGGGCGATCCTGGACACCGCGACGGCGATGCTCGACGAGATGCCCATGGCCGAGGTGAGCCTCAATGAACTCAGTCGGCGGGTGGGCTTGGCAAAGTCGAATGTGCTGCGGTACTTCGAGTCACGCGAGGCGGTGCTGCTCGAACTGCTCGATGCCTTCCTCGAGCGCTGGCTCGCCGAACTGGCAGACGAACTGGCCGCGGGCGTCGAGGCGCAGGCGGCGCCGGACGTGCGAGCAGATCAGCTGGCTCGAATACTGAGCCGGTCGTTGGCGGAGCGGGTTGTGCTGTGCGACCTGTTGGGCGGGCAGGGAGGCGTTCTCGAGCACAATGTCTCGACGGACGTGATCAAGCAGCACAAGCGCGCCTCCCTCGCGCGACTTGAAACCATGGCCGGCCTCGTGCGGCGCCACCTGCCGGAGATCGGCGACGGCGCACAGCTGTTTTGCTTGATGAGCCTGGTCTCCGCAGGTGCCCTCTCGACGTACGTCCCACCACCGCCCAGCCTCGTCGCTGCCTGCGCCGACGAACCCGCCCTCGCCGTGTTCCAGATGGATCTGTGCGACGCCCTGCAATACTCGTTCACCGCAGGGCTTTTGGGCGTCCTGCCACGCAGATGA
- a CDS encoding TetR/AcrR family transcriptional regulator — protein sequence MSVSTNNLSGVQARTRAAILAATASALAANRTATMPEIAAAAGVGRTTLHRYFADRETLIHEATLDSIRVLTEAVNEAATEDGPALDAMRRFITAGVSIADRLVFIFGDPAVLRDIPPVQSPNDEVVINLITRGQHEGVFDSDLDPTWIWHALYALILRGCERAIAGALPRHTVAPLIIRTFERGVSPAR from the coding sequence GTGTCTGTCTCGACCAACAACCTCTCGGGGGTGCAAGCGCGCACCCGGGCCGCGATCCTCGCTGCCACGGCGTCTGCTCTGGCGGCGAACCGGACGGCCACCATGCCGGAGATCGCCGCCGCCGCCGGGGTCGGCCGCACCACGCTGCACCGCTACTTCGCCGACCGCGAGACGCTGATCCACGAGGCGACGCTGGACTCGATCCGCGTGCTCACGGAAGCGGTGAACGAAGCCGCCACCGAAGACGGACCCGCCCTCGACGCGATGCGGCGCTTCATCACCGCCGGCGTCTCCATCGCCGACCGGCTGGTCTTCATCTTCGGCGACCCGGCGGTGCTCCGCGACATCCCGCCGGTTCAGTCCCCGAACGACGAGGTGGTGATCAACTTGATCACACGGGGACAACACGAAGGCGTGTTCGACTCTGATCTCGACCCGACCTGGATCTGGCACGCGCTCTATGCGTTGATCCTGCGCGGCTGTGAACGAGCGATAGCCGGTGCTCTGCCGCGGCACACCGTTGCCCCACTGATCATCAGAACCTTCGAACGCGGCGTCAGCCCCGCTCGTTAG
- a CDS encoding NAD(P)/FAD-dependent oxidoreductase has product MNNTWDCIVVGGGAAGLSAGLVLGRARRRTLLVDGGQQSNRAAHGIGGLLGHDGRAPGELYEVGRQELSAYPSVELRTGEVVAGRRAGAVFELELRGGRSERTRTVLLATGVEYRPPGLPGLAELWGRSVFHCPFCHGWEVRDRPLAVLVNGKRAVHPSLLLKGWSDDVVLLTGGPADLDDDTRFRLAAAHVPIDERPIAELASSNGELEAVVFADGTRLPRGGLLVATTLHQRSQLAEQLGVGIGEPGPAAAGPIAVDALGRTTVPGIFAAGDDTIAQMSQVASAIASGSLAATSVVQSLLAEDVGLPVPEWTVPSAAGS; this is encoded by the coding sequence ATGAACAACACATGGGACTGCATCGTCGTTGGTGGCGGAGCGGCTGGCTTGAGCGCGGGTCTGGTGCTGGGCCGGGCACGGCGGCGCACGCTGCTGGTGGACGGGGGTCAGCAGAGCAACCGGGCCGCCCACGGCATCGGCGGGTTGTTGGGTCACGATGGCCGAGCGCCGGGCGAGCTTTACGAGGTCGGGCGCCAGGAGCTTTCCGCCTACCCGTCGGTCGAGCTGCGCACCGGCGAGGTGGTGGCGGGTCGGCGTGCCGGCGCCGTGTTCGAGCTCGAACTTCGTGGTGGTCGGAGCGAACGCACGCGCACGGTGTTGCTCGCGACGGGCGTTGAGTACCGACCGCCAGGACTGCCTGGGCTGGCGGAGTTGTGGGGCCGGTCGGTGTTTCACTGCCCGTTCTGCCACGGCTGGGAAGTTCGTGATCGACCCTTGGCGGTGTTGGTCAACGGCAAACGGGCGGTACATCCGTCACTACTCCTCAAAGGATGGAGCGACGACGTGGTCCTCTTGACGGGAGGGCCCGCAGATCTCGATGACGACACCCGATTCCGCTTGGCCGCAGCACACGTACCCATCGACGAGCGTCCCATCGCCGAACTCGCCTCATCCAACGGCGAATTGGAAGCCGTCGTGTTCGCCGACGGGACTCGGTTGCCACGCGGCGGGCTGCTCGTAGCAACGACACTGCATCAACGTTCGCAGCTGGCGGAGCAGCTCGGGGTCGGAATCGGAGAGCCGGGGCCGGCGGCGGCGGGTCCCATCGCCGTCGATGCGCTCGGCCGGACCACAGTTCCTGGCATCTTCGCCGCCGGCGACGACACCATTGCTCAGATGTCGCAGGTGGCCTCTGCGATCGCATCAGGGTCGCTTGCGGCGACCTCGGTCGTGCAGAGTCTGTTGGCCGAGGACGTTGGCCTGCCGGTACCGGAATGGACAGTGCCATCCGCAGCGGGGAGCTAG
- a CDS encoding SDR family oxidoreductase, producing the protein MPATSTAPGSQRDEFPHSRIRHVQPWTKYTRGVLMPGIADKAVRHWLVTGGSGGLGRRLVEHVLRQGDRVTATVRRAGALSDLIEEYGGRLSEEVLDLTRLDDVDAVIHRLIDADPVDVAVNNAGFAVVGAAEEMSVEQIRGQLDVMLMAPLLITRALLAPMREQGGGRIIQISSMGGQVAIPTHSSYHAAKWGLEGFTESVSQEVSGFDIHLTLVEPGGTRTGFKDNLTFASELGVYRGTAVDQVRRQLRDADANALSGDPDKIAAAVFQTTRQTDPPLRLTLGGDSYDAVHTALTGRLAALEDQRAVAESIGFDR; encoded by the coding sequence GTGCCAGCAACGTCGACCGCTCCGGGGAGTCAACGAGATGAGTTCCCTCATAGCCGAATTCGCCACGTCCAACCTTGGACGAAATACACTCGAGGAGTACTGATGCCGGGAATCGCCGACAAGGCCGTGCGTCACTGGCTTGTCACCGGAGGGTCAGGTGGTCTGGGTCGCCGTCTCGTCGAACACGTGTTACGACAGGGAGATCGGGTCACCGCGACCGTGCGCCGAGCCGGCGCGCTGAGCGACCTGATCGAGGAGTACGGCGGTCGCCTCAGCGAGGAGGTTCTCGACCTCACCCGGCTCGACGACGTCGATGCGGTGATCCACCGGCTGATCGACGCGGACCCGGTCGACGTGGCGGTCAACAACGCCGGCTTCGCCGTAGTCGGCGCGGCGGAAGAGATGAGCGTGGAGCAGATCCGAGGGCAACTGGACGTCATGCTGATGGCGCCGCTGCTCATCACGCGCGCCCTCCTGGCGCCGATGCGCGAGCAAGGTGGCGGCCGGATCATCCAGATCTCCAGCATGGGGGGTCAGGTCGCCATTCCCACCCACAGCTCCTACCACGCCGCGAAGTGGGGTCTCGAGGGGTTCACCGAGAGCGTCAGTCAGGAGGTGTCCGGATTCGACATCCATCTGACGTTGGTCGAACCTGGCGGTACGCGAACGGGTTTCAAGGACAATCTGACATTCGCCTCGGAATTGGGCGTTTATCGCGGCACTGCGGTGGATCAGGTCAGACGCCAGCTTCGGGACGCCGACGCGAACGCTCTGAGCGGCGACCCGGATAAGATCGCCGCCGCGGTTTTTCAAACCACCCGTCAGACCGACCCGCCGCTGCGTCTGACCCTCGGCGGTGATTCCTACGACGCCGTACACACGGCACTGACTGGCCGCTTGGCTGCCTTGGAGGATCAGCGCGCAGTGGCTGAGTCGATCGGCTTCGACCGCTGA
- a CDS encoding GOLPH3/VPS74 family protein — protein MTDTTHSPARSKPPTLAEDLLLLLFQPESGTIAGETTLYYVLGAAVLAEMALGEHVEATTERNGTVTVVARERNRPSNELFHSAWEYVSERPRAVQATLAAIGPTLRRPVLERLIARGDVREEKRKALGLFTITALIDGGTKRRADLMKDVRAVLVEDAAPTPRVAALAALLWGSGALPQFHPEIPWNSAVIARAEELGRGNFGAAAAGEAVTRTMTAIVINSVIVATTAPRPQ, from the coding sequence GTGACCGACACCACCCACTCGCCAGCACGATCGAAACCGCCCACCTTGGCCGAGGACCTACTTCTCCTACTATTCCAACCGGAGTCGGGAACCATCGCCGGGGAGACCACCCTGTACTACGTACTCGGCGCAGCGGTGCTCGCCGAGATGGCACTCGGCGAGCACGTCGAGGCCACGACGGAACGCAATGGCACCGTGACCGTGGTTGCGAGAGAACGGAACCGGCCGTCGAACGAACTGTTCCACTCGGCCTGGGAGTACGTGTCCGAAAGACCGCGCGCAGTTCAGGCCACGCTTGCCGCGATCGGTCCGACGCTGCGGCGGCCCGTATTGGAGCGTCTGATCGCTCGCGGCGATGTCCGAGAGGAGAAGCGCAAGGCACTGGGCCTGTTCACGATCACAGCCCTGATCGACGGCGGAACCAAGCGACGCGCCGACCTCATGAAGGATGTCCGCGCGGTGCTCGTCGAAGATGCCGCGCCCACACCGCGTGTCGCCGCACTTGCCGCCCTGCTCTGGGGAAGCGGCGCACTGCCGCAATTCCATCCGGAGATTCCCTGGAACTCCGCTGTCATCGCCCGCGCGGAGGAACTCGGGCGCGGCAACTTCGGCGCAGCGGCGGCCGGTGAGGCAGTGACACGCACGATGACCGCGATCGTCATCAACAGCGTCATCGTCGCGACCACGGCACCCCGACCGCAATGA
- a CDS encoding SDR family NAD(P)-dependent oxidoreductase produces the protein MSDLTGKTALVTGATSGIGLAAARALAQQGAYVFLVGRRQDALDDAVSGIGPAQAEAIRADVTEQADLDRVAATIEATGRRLDIVFANAGINEFATLGTLTWEHHRKIFDTNVGGVIFAVQAALPLLSEGASIILCGSNGDVKAAPGASVYAASKAAIRSLARSWAAELVNRKIRVNVVAPGLTETPGLADLFTEADDALAELTSTVPMKRRARPEEIGNVITFLASDGSSYMTGSEVYVDGGVSQF, from the coding sequence ATGTCGGACTTGACCGGAAAGACCGCACTCGTCACCGGAGCCACATCCGGGATCGGCCTCGCCGCAGCACGGGCGCTCGCGCAGCAAGGGGCCTACGTCTTCCTGGTCGGTCGTCGCCAAGACGCCCTCGACGACGCCGTTTCCGGCATCGGCCCAGCTCAGGCCGAGGCCATTCGCGCCGACGTGACCGAGCAGGCCGATCTCGACCGCGTCGCAGCCACCATCGAGGCCACGGGACGCCGGCTCGACATCGTCTTCGCCAATGCGGGAATCAACGAGTTCGCGACGTTGGGCACGCTCACGTGGGAGCACCACAGGAAGATCTTCGACACAAACGTCGGCGGGGTGATCTTCGCCGTACAGGCCGCCCTTCCACTGCTGAGCGAGGGCGCGTCGATCATCCTGTGCGGCTCCAACGGCGACGTCAAGGCGGCTCCCGGGGCGAGCGTCTATGCCGCGTCCAAGGCCGCGATCCGGTCGCTCGCCCGCAGCTGGGCCGCAGAACTGGTCAACCGCAAGATCCGAGTCAACGTCGTCGCTCCGGGTCTCACCGAGACACCGGGCCTAGCCGACCTCTTCACCGAGGCCGACGACGCGTTGGCCGAGTTGACCTCCACCGTGCCCATGAAGCGCCGTGCGCGCCCAGAGGAGATCGGCAATGTCATCACCTTCCTCGCCTCCGATGGGAGTTCCTACATGACGGGCTCAGAGGTCTACGTCGACGGTGGCGTCAGCCAGTTCTGA
- a CDS encoding TetR/AcrR family transcriptional regulator, with translation MGAEQRHAGGRPRSFDEGQALDEALDVFWRLGYEGASLAELTQAMGINKPSMYAVFGSKEQLFVRALGRYSQRYHDHLRQVLSKPRAYDILESYLRDTAKAVRAGNALGCLSIQGGISCGPNNARIPQLLAEYRHGIEVAIAKALAGADDAPHNDTEALAGFAVTIGKGLAVDAAAGVEQARLDAAVDVALAGLAMLLGSSLRTDDADGRSRERTATTL, from the coding sequence ATGGGCGCAGAACAACGGCACGCGGGAGGCCGGCCGCGTTCGTTCGACGAGGGGCAGGCGCTCGACGAAGCCCTCGACGTCTTCTGGCGTCTCGGTTACGAGGGCGCGTCTCTGGCCGAACTCACCCAGGCGATGGGCATCAACAAGCCGAGTATGTATGCCGTGTTCGGCAGTAAAGAACAGCTCTTCGTCCGTGCCCTGGGGCGTTACAGCCAGCGCTATCACGACCATCTGCGTCAGGTGCTATCGAAACCCCGCGCCTACGACATCCTCGAGTCCTATTTGCGCGACACCGCCAAGGCCGTGCGTGCCGGGAATGCGCTGGGGTGTCTCTCCATTCAAGGCGGCATATCCTGCGGGCCGAACAACGCGCGCATACCGCAGCTGCTCGCCGAGTATCGCCACGGGATCGAAGTAGCCATCGCCAAAGCCCTTGCGGGAGCTGATGATGCGCCACACAACGACACCGAGGCGCTGGCGGGATTCGCGGTAACGATCGGAAAAGGGCTCGCGGTCGACGCCGCAGCAGGGGTAGAGCAGGCCAGGCTCGACGCCGCCGTCGACGTGGCTCTTGCCGGCCTGGCGATGTTGCTGGGCTCGAGTCTGCGAACCGACGACGCCGACGGCCGCTCACGCGAACGAACTGCGACCACGTTGTGA
- a CDS encoding FadR/GntR family transcriptional regulator: MAEQIRPVTRPRLYEVIVEQLCEHMATRDMKAGERLPPERELAAQLGVSRASLSQALVALEVQGILAVRHGDGAVLVRRPVGDSAIRALREHADRLPEVIEAREALEVKLAELAADRRSDEEMAAIDDALAIMEMEITEGERGVSGDEHFHQAITAAAHSPLLARLMGEISELVRETRIESLSQSERPRASLEGHRRIAEAVRRQDATAAGRAMAEHIRLVSDVALLRDDGRAT; encoded by the coding sequence GTGGCTGAGCAAATTCGCCCCGTGACCCGTCCCAGGCTCTACGAAGTCATCGTCGAACAACTCTGCGAGCACATGGCGACCCGTGACATGAAGGCCGGCGAGCGACTACCGCCCGAGCGCGAGTTGGCCGCTCAGTTGGGCGTGAGCCGCGCGTCGCTCAGCCAAGCCCTGGTCGCCCTAGAGGTGCAGGGCATCCTGGCTGTGCGACACGGCGACGGCGCGGTGCTCGTCCGGCGCCCGGTCGGCGACTCGGCGATCCGGGCCCTGCGCGAACACGCCGATCGGCTGCCCGAGGTGATCGAGGCACGCGAAGCGCTCGAGGTGAAGTTGGCCGAACTGGCGGCCGACCGCCGCAGTGACGAGGAGATGGCCGCCATCGACGACGCCCTGGCGATCATGGAGATGGAGATCACCGAAGGTGAGCGCGGGGTGTCCGGCGACGAACACTTCCATCAGGCGATCACCGCTGCTGCCCACTCACCCCTGCTCGCGCGCTTGATGGGTGAGATCTCGGAACTGGTGCGCGAGACGCGGATCGAGTCACTGTCGCAGTCGGAACGGCCACGCGCCTCGTTGGAGGGTCACCGACGAATCGCAGAAGCCGTGCGCCGGCAAGACGCCACCGCGGCCGGACGAGCCATGGCCGAGCACATCCGACTGGTCTCCGACGTCGCCCTGCTTCGCGACGACGGCCGCGCCACCTGA
- a CDS encoding SLC13 family permease, with amino-acid sequence MPTEVIPILALVIMFIAATVLPVNMGALGFVAAFFVGTIAVGMDADQIIGGFPSSLFLTLVGITYLFAIAQNNGTVDLLVRGAVRLVGGRVALIPWVMFGITGVLTSIGALGPAAVAIVAPIALGFASRYKINALLMGMMVIHGAQAGGFSPISIYGVTVNTIAADAGLENSPLTLFLGSLFFNAAIGVLLFVFLGGRSLIGRSVHDADGLRPDDDTGSVGGGKTPTTVMRGFGTTTTKAKSQAVTVEKAPPLAVAVKAITFDQILTFIGLASLAVFALILDLDVGFVSMTVAVVLALASPKAQKGAINQISWSTVLLIGGVLTFVGVLQEAGTVEWVGNGVAGLGIPLLVALLLCYIGAIVSAFASSTAILGVTIPLAVPFLMAGEVGAIGVIVALAIASTIVDVSPFSTNGALVLANAQGIDRDVFYRQILKYSALVVVIGPVIAWALLVLPGWL; translated from the coding sequence ATGCCTACCGAAGTAATCCCGATTTTGGCGTTGGTGATCATGTTCATCGCCGCGACAGTGCTGCCGGTGAACATGGGCGCACTCGGTTTCGTCGCCGCGTTCTTCGTGGGAACCATCGCCGTGGGGATGGACGCCGACCAGATCATCGGCGGCTTCCCCAGCAGCCTGTTCCTCACCCTGGTCGGCATCACATACCTCTTCGCGATCGCGCAGAACAACGGAACGGTCGACCTCCTGGTCCGCGGGGCCGTTCGGCTGGTCGGTGGCCGGGTGGCGTTGATCCCCTGGGTGATGTTCGGCATCACGGGCGTCCTGACGTCGATCGGAGCCCTAGGGCCGGCCGCGGTCGCGATCGTGGCGCCGATTGCCCTTGGGTTCGCGTCGAGGTACAAGATCAATGCGCTGCTGATGGGCATGATGGTCATTCACGGCGCGCAGGCCGGCGGCTTCTCGCCGATCAGCATCTATGGCGTCACGGTGAACACGATCGCGGCCGACGCAGGCCTGGAGAACAGCCCGTTGACCCTGTTCCTCGGCAGCTTGTTCTTCAACGCCGCGATCGGTGTTCTGCTCTTCGTGTTCCTCGGCGGACGGTCGCTCATCGGACGCAGCGTTCACGACGCCGATGGGCTGCGACCCGACGACGACACCGGCTCGGTCGGAGGCGGCAAAACGCCCACCACCGTCATGCGAGGCTTCGGTACGACCACCACCAAGGCCAAGTCGCAGGCCGTCACGGTCGAGAAGGCGCCGCCGCTGGCAGTCGCCGTCAAGGCGATCACCTTCGATCAGATCCTGACCTTTATTGGGCTGGCCTCGCTCGCGGTGTTCGCCCTCATCCTGGATCTCGACGTGGGCTTCGTGTCGATGACGGTAGCGGTCGTCTTGGCGCTGGCCTCACCGAAGGCTCAGAAGGGCGCCATCAACCAGATCAGCTGGTCCACCGTGCTTCTCATCGGCGGCGTGCTGACGTTCGTCGGCGTATTGCAGGAAGCCGGCACCGTCGAGTGGGTCGGCAATGGCGTTGCGGGACTGGGTATTCCGCTGCTGGTGGCGCTGCTGCTGTGCTACATCGGTGCCATCGTCTCCGCATTCGCGTCGTCGACCGCCATCCTCGGCGTCACCATCCCGCTCGCCGTGCCGTTCCTGATGGCCGGCGAGGTCGGCGCCATCGGCGTGATCGTCGCCCTGGCCATTGCGTCGACGATCGTGGACGTGAGCCCGTTCTCCACCAACGGGGCACTGGTGCTGGCCAACGCTCAAGGCATCGACCGAGACGTGTTCTACAGGCAGATCCTCAAGTACAGCGCACTCGTCGTGGTCATCGGGCCGGTCATCGCCTGGGCGCTGCTGGTGTTGCCCGGCTGGCTCTGA
- a CDS encoding CaiB/BaiF CoA transferase family protein, with product MPLNSGRTGPLVGTVIVDLTRALAGPHAAMMLGDLGADVIKVESPKGGDDTRSWGPPFVQPADAERESTYFLSANRNKRSIALDLKTDEGRQALEDMVCRADVLLENFRTGVLDRLGFSTRRLAELNPRLVVLSISGFGHDGPEGGRSGYDQIAQGEAGLMSFTGSGPDDVQRVGVPIADLLAGMYGAFGVLAALRERDRTGRGKVVRTSLLASVVGVHAFQGTKWTVAGEVGEAQGNHHPSICPYGLFPTADGAVQISVGSEGLWHRFCEGFGIDPDHEGMATNPQRVDNRLGVIELVSELFRAWDTERLLKHLDEVGVPAGKVRNVQEVYEWEQTKSQGLLIDVEHPTLGRVTLPGPPLRFFDADGTEVTERQHLAPPVLGGDDELVRAWLTEAV from the coding sequence ATGCCACTCAATTCAGGAAGAACCGGTCCGCTGGTCGGCACCGTCATCGTCGATCTGACGCGCGCGCTCGCCGGCCCGCACGCCGCCATGATGCTCGGCGACCTCGGGGCGGACGTGATCAAGGTGGAGAGTCCCAAGGGGGGTGACGACACCCGATCCTGGGGCCCGCCCTTCGTCCAGCCGGCCGATGCCGAACGTGAATCCACCTACTTCCTGTCGGCGAACCGCAACAAGCGGTCGATCGCGCTAGACCTCAAGACAGACGAGGGCAGGCAGGCACTCGAGGACATGGTGTGCAGGGCGGACGTCTTGCTCGAGAACTTCCGAACCGGGGTGCTGGACCGGCTGGGATTCTCGACCCGGCGGCTGGCCGAACTCAACCCGCGGCTCGTCGTGCTGTCCATCAGTGGATTCGGCCACGATGGACCCGAAGGTGGCCGGTCGGGGTACGACCAGATAGCCCAGGGAGAAGCAGGCCTCATGTCGTTCACCGGCTCGGGGCCCGATGACGTTCAACGCGTTGGCGTTCCGATCGCGGACCTGCTCGCCGGCATGTACGGGGCATTCGGCGTCCTCGCTGCGCTGAGGGAGCGCGACCGCACCGGGAGGGGCAAGGTGGTGCGCACCTCGTTGTTGGCAAGTGTCGTCGGCGTACACGCCTTCCAGGGCACGAAGTGGACCGTCGCCGGTGAGGTCGGAGAGGCGCAGGGCAACCATCATCCCTCGATCTGCCCATACGGACTGTTCCCGACCGCCGACGGCGCCGTGCAGATCTCGGTGGGTAGCGAGGGTCTGTGGCACCGGTTCTGCGAGGGCTTCGGCATCGATCCCGACCACGAGGGCATGGCCACCAATCCGCAGCGGGTCGACAACCGGTTGGGCGTCATCGAACTGGTCTCCGAACTGTTTCGCGCTTGGGACACCGAGCGATTGCTGAAGCACCTCGACGAGGTGGGCGTGCCCGCGGGGAAGGTGCGCAACGTCCAAGAGGTATACGAGTGGGAGCAGACCAAGTCCCAAGGGCTGCTCATCGACGTCGAGCATCCGACGCTGGGCCGCGTAACGCTGCCCGGTCCTCCGCTGCGGTTCTTCGACGCAGACGGCACCGAAGTCACGGAGAGACAGCACCTGGCACCGCCAGTCCTCGGAGGCGACGACGAACTGGTCCGCGCGTGGCTGACGGAGGCGGTGTGA
- a CDS encoding carboxyl transferase domain-containing protein, producing MTRLSARELLEVVADADSFECWDSPAVEYPAAQTYADELEAARTKTGLDESVLTGSVTIRGRRVAILLSEFAFLAGSIGVAAGDRLVTAIHRATAEGLPLLALPTSGGTRMQEGTVAFLQMVKITAAITAHKAAHLPYLVYLRHPTTGGVFASWGSLGHLTVAEPAALIGFLGPRVYEALYDDEFPRGVQTSENLQAHGLIDAVRPPEQLGEIVDRALRIMTDAPRCRRSVMVTPEWDIEEVPAWTSVLASRRSDRPGVRELLFNAAADVLPLNGTGQGESDPGLILALVRFGDMPCVLLGQDRRGQTPLTPLGPAALREARRGMRLAQDLQLPLVTVIDTAGAALSKDAEEGGLAGEIARCIADMVDLDTPTVSLLLGQGTGGGALALVPADRVLAAQHGWLSPLPPEGASAIVHRDVEHAAEMADRQGIRSVDLRRAGIVDLIIPERPDAAEEPQQFCERAGAALHRELAELISQDADMRMIARAKRFNRVGYGCAPTVDANV from the coding sequence ATGACCCGGTTGAGCGCACGTGAACTGCTCGAGGTCGTCGCCGACGCGGACAGCTTCGAGTGCTGGGACTCACCCGCCGTGGAATATCCCGCCGCGCAGACATACGCCGACGAGTTGGAGGCAGCCCGAACCAAGACCGGCCTCGACGAGTCTGTGCTCACGGGCTCGGTCACCATCCGCGGTCGCCGGGTTGCAATCCTGTTGAGCGAGTTCGCCTTCCTTGCCGGATCGATCGGCGTTGCGGCAGGTGACCGTTTGGTCACCGCGATTCACCGCGCTACCGCGGAGGGGCTGCCGCTCTTGGCGCTGCCCACCTCAGGCGGAACCCGGATGCAGGAGGGCACGGTCGCCTTCCTCCAGATGGTGAAGATCACGGCCGCGATCACCGCGCACAAGGCGGCGCATCTGCCGTACCTCGTCTATCTGCGCCACCCCACGACCGGCGGAGTGTTTGCCTCCTGGGGATCACTCGGCCACCTGACCGTCGCCGAGCCGGCGGCGCTCATCGGCTTCCTGGGCCCGCGGGTCTACGAGGCGCTCTATGACGACGAGTTCCCCCGCGGCGTGCAGACGTCGGAGAATCTCCAGGCGCATGGCCTGATCGACGCCGTGCGACCGCCCGAGCAACTCGGCGAGATCGTGGACCGCGCGCTGCGCATCATGACCGACGCGCCACGCTGCCGTCGGTCGGTGATGGTCACGCCGGAGTGGGACATCGAGGAAGTGCCTGCGTGGACGTCGGTGCTGGCGTCGCGCCGGAGTGACCGTCCCGGCGTCCGGGAGCTGCTGTTCAATGCCGCTGCAGACGTGTTGCCGCTCAACGGAACCGGGCAGGGTGAATCCGACCCGGGTCTGATCTTGGCGTTGGTGCGCTTTGGTGACATGCCGTGCGTGTTGCTGGGTCAGGACCGGCGCGGGCAGACGCCGCTCACCCCGTTGGGTCCCGCCGCGCTACGCGAGGCGCGCCGTGGCATGCGCCTGGCCCAAGACCTGCAGCTGCCGCTGGTCACCGTCATCGACACCGCGGGGGCCGCACTCTCCAAGGACGCCGAGGAAGGTGGGCTGGCGGGCGAGATCGCGCGATGCATCGCCGACATGGTCGACCTCGACACCCCGACAGTGTCATTGCTACTGGGGCAGGGCACCGGGGGAGGTGCGCTGGCACTGGTTCCCGCCGACCGCGTCCTCGCGGCCCAGCATGGGTGGCTCTCGCCGCTCCCGCCGGAGGGTGCGAGCGCAATCGTGCACCGCGACGTCGAGCACGCCGCCGAGATGGCCGACCGGCAGGGAATCCGGTCGGTCGATCTCCGCCGTGCCGGGATCGTCGACCTGATCATCCCCGAACGTCCCGATGCCGCTGAGGAACCGCAGCAATTCTGCGAGCGGGCTGGCGCAGCGCTGCACCGGGAACTTGCCGAACTCATCTCCCAGGACGCGGACATGCGAATGATCGCCCGTGCCAAGCGCTTCAACCGGGTCGGCTACGGCTGCGCCCCGACTGTAGATGCCAATGTCTGA